From the genome of Hymenobacter sp. PAMC 26628, one region includes:
- a CDS encoding M28 family metallopeptidase, with protein MRTSPLAQLLLAGSLALATPAWAQAPEKTDAAALAKIKDEGMNHSQVMETAFYLTDVCGPRLAGSEGLARANAWTQKKLAEYGLANAAVEPWGDFGRGWDIDKSYVAMTKPYYHALIGVPKAWTPSTPGGALRKQVVVVRATTEADLAKYQGQLRDKIVLLPVATPPQPNFEPDAKRLSADDLQKLADAPATAPMTAANRPVEPATAERLAAMKTARELRAKLADMLIAEGAAAVLSPGRGTDGTVFTTNGAPYAADAKPVLPELEMSSEDQLRLIRLAEAGIPVEVELETKTRFQTQDLKGYNVVAEIPGTDRKLKSEVVMLGGHLDSWHAATGATDNAAGCAVMMEAVRILKASGLKPRRTIRIALWGEEEEGLHGSRNYVKNHFADPATMQLKPDHEKLAGYFNLDNGAGKIRGIYAQGNEAVKPIFTAWLAPFADMGATTVTLRNTGSTDHVAFDAVGLPGFQFIQDGLDYFARTHHSNQDTYDRLVADDLKQASVVVASFVYNAAMRDQKLPRKPLPAPTPPRAQ; from the coding sequence TTGCGCACTTCTCCGCTTGCCCAACTGCTGCTGGCCGGCAGCTTAGCTCTGGCTACGCCCGCCTGGGCCCAGGCCCCCGAAAAAACCGATGCCGCCGCCCTGGCCAAAATCAAGGACGAGGGGATGAACCACTCCCAGGTGATGGAAACGGCTTTCTACCTCACCGACGTGTGCGGCCCGCGCCTGGCCGGCTCCGAAGGCCTGGCCCGCGCCAACGCCTGGACCCAGAAGAAGCTGGCCGAATACGGCCTGGCCAACGCCGCCGTAGAACCCTGGGGCGACTTCGGCCGCGGCTGGGACATTGATAAGTCCTACGTGGCCATGACCAAGCCCTACTACCACGCCCTGATTGGCGTGCCCAAGGCCTGGACGCCCAGCACCCCCGGCGGGGCCCTGCGCAAGCAAGTGGTGGTGGTGCGCGCCACCACCGAGGCCGACCTGGCCAAGTACCAGGGCCAGCTGCGCGATAAAATCGTGCTGCTCCCGGTGGCCACCCCGCCGCAGCCCAACTTCGAGCCCGACGCCAAGCGCCTCAGCGCCGACGATTTGCAAAAGCTGGCCGACGCCCCCGCCACGGCCCCCATGACGGCCGCCAACCGCCCCGTGGAGCCCGCCACGGCCGAGCGCCTGGCCGCGATGAAAACGGCCCGCGAGCTGCGTGCCAAGCTGGCCGACATGCTGATTGCCGAGGGCGCAGCCGCTGTGCTCAGCCCCGGCCGCGGCACCGACGGCACCGTGTTCACCACCAACGGGGCCCCCTACGCCGCCGACGCGAAGCCCGTGCTGCCCGAGCTGGAAATGTCGAGCGAAGACCAACTCCGCCTCATCCGCCTCGCCGAGGCCGGCATTCCGGTGGAAGTGGAGCTGGAAACCAAAACCCGTTTCCAAACCCAGGATTTGAAGGGCTACAACGTGGTGGCCGAAATCCCCGGTACCGACCGCAAGCTGAAAAGCGAGGTAGTGATGCTCGGCGGCCACCTCGACTCGTGGCACGCCGCCACCGGCGCCACCGACAACGCCGCCGGCTGCGCCGTGATGATGGAGGCCGTCCGCATCCTCAAAGCCTCGGGCCTGAAGCCGCGCCGCACCATCCGCATCGCGCTGTGGGGCGAGGAGGAGGAGGGCCTGCACGGCTCGCGCAACTACGTGAAGAACCACTTCGCCGACCCCGCCACCATGCAGCTCAAGCCCGACCACGAAAAGCTGGCCGGCTACTTCAACCTTGATAACGGGGCCGGTAAAATCCGCGGCATCTACGCCCAGGGCAACGAGGCCGTGAAGCCGATTTTTACCGCCTGGCTCGCGCCCTTCGCCGACATGGGCGCCACCACCGTAACGCTGCGCAACACCGGCAGCACCGACCACGTGGCCTTCGACGCCGTAGGCCTGCCCGGCTTCCAGTTCATCCAGGATGGCCTCGATTACTTCGCCCGCACCCACCACTCCAACCAGGATACCTACGACCGCCTCGTGGCCGACGACCTCAAGCAGGCCTCGGTGGTGGTGGCCTCGTTCGTGTACAACGCCGCCATGCGCGACCAGAAGCTGCCCCGCAAGCCCCTGCCGGCTCCCACGCCGCCCCGGGCCCAGTAG
- a CDS encoding efflux RND transporter periplasmic adaptor subunit — MNTKYLALCCTLGLVAGAACGKKDDAPKNAAPPATPVSVVAARTTDAIYYDEYPATAVALNSVELRAQVTGFVTALLFKEGDLVPKGKALYDIDKRQYEAAYQQALANLSSARAAVQNANVNQTRYQRLLQQDAVARQLAENATTTAATAGSQVAGAQAAVSIARTNLSFATIRAPFAGRIGISQVRLGTQVSAGTTLLNTISSETPIGVDFVVTETDIPRFTALQNRTGGVGDSTIRFVLPNGQPYGEPGKIRAIDRGVNAQTGTITVRVEFANPQRRLKDGLSGVIKVLNTQSGNRLVVPYKAIVEQMGENFVYVAAGDSAKQRKVQLGPRLVDQVVILKGIAAGDKIVTEGVQKLRDGGKIQVSAPGAAVAAPAGGPGGAPAAK, encoded by the coding sequence ATGAACACTAAATATTTGGCCTTGTGCTGCACCCTGGGCCTCGTGGCCGGCGCTGCGTGCGGCAAAAAAGACGACGCCCCAAAGAACGCCGCTCCGCCCGCCACCCCGGTGAGCGTGGTGGCCGCCCGCACCACCGACGCCATTTACTACGACGAGTACCCCGCCACGGCCGTGGCCCTGAACAGCGTGGAGCTGCGTGCCCAGGTCACGGGCTTCGTGACGGCCCTACTCTTCAAAGAAGGCGACTTGGTGCCCAAAGGCAAGGCCTTGTACGACATTGACAAGCGCCAGTACGAGGCGGCGTACCAGCAGGCGCTGGCCAACCTGAGCAGCGCCCGGGCCGCGGTGCAAAACGCCAACGTGAACCAGACCCGCTACCAGCGCCTGTTGCAGCAAGACGCCGTGGCGCGCCAGCTGGCCGAAAACGCCACCACCACCGCGGCCACCGCCGGCAGCCAGGTGGCCGGGGCCCAGGCCGCCGTCAGCATTGCCCGCACCAACCTGAGCTTTGCCACCATCCGGGCCCCGTTTGCGGGGCGCATCGGCATTTCGCAGGTGCGGCTGGGCACGCAGGTGAGCGCGGGCACCACGCTGCTGAACACGATTTCGAGCGAAACCCCGATTGGAGTAGACTTCGTGGTGACCGAAACGGACATCCCGCGCTTCACGGCGTTGCAAAACCGAACCGGCGGCGTGGGCGACTCCACCATCCGCTTCGTACTGCCTAACGGCCAGCCCTACGGCGAGCCGGGTAAAATCCGGGCCATCGACCGCGGCGTGAACGCCCAAACCGGCACCATTACGGTGCGGGTGGAGTTTGCCAACCCCCAGCGCCGGCTAAAAGACGGGCTGAGCGGCGTCATCAAAGTACTGAACACGCAGTCGGGCAACCGACTGGTGGTTCCTTACAAAGCCATTGTGGAGCAGATGGGCGAAAACTTTGTGTACGTGGCCGCCGGCGACAGCGCCAAGCAGCGCAAAGTGCAGCTGGGGCCCCGCCTGGTCGACCAAGTGGTGATCCTCAAGGGCATCGCGGCGGGCGACAAAATTGTGACCGAGGGCGTGCAGAAGCTGCGCGACGGCGGCAAAATTCAGGTGAGTGCCCCGGGCGCGGCAGTGGCCGCCCCGGCTGGGGGCCCCGGCGGGGCCCCCGCGGCCAAGTAA
- a CDS encoding MFS transporter yields the protein MPSAFKPAAQAAAENAAAENAAPSLADDSKGGSIRALRALNFFIADVQNGMGPYMALFLQSSVGWGPAQIGSALAAGNIAQVLAQTPAGALIDRLRQKRSLLLFGIALIATAVLATAFFTTRPVVMGGQALIGVAGAVFPPCLAAIALGLVGRQRFDQTQGTNQAFNAAGNMFAALALGAVGYYFNLRWMFYLVGALCVGAVLCVARIKNDDIDFDLARGADQDDAGEDVKKDESKGATGAPSGGVWDGIKELLAGFRDLLTQKPVLVFLVSAVIFHFANAAMVPLVTQLLARGVGAKQAVLYTSGYMVASQLVFMVVAAASGRLAGKLGRKPLFLFAFGALAARGVLYTVSHAPAALIAVQCMDGLGAGIFGVVGVLIIADLTKGTGRFNAAQGAIATAQGLGAFLSNSVAGYLAKSRGNDFTFLTLAAIAAVGLAFFWVMMPETRDQTPGPRQPAAA from the coding sequence ATGCCTTCCGCTTTCAAACCTGCGGCCCAAGCCGCTGCTGAAAATGCCGCTGCTGAAAATGCCGCGCCCAGCCTCGCCGACGACTCTAAAGGCGGCAGCATTCGGGCGCTGCGGGCGCTCAACTTTTTCATTGCCGATGTGCAGAACGGTATGGGGCCCTACATGGCGCTGTTTCTGCAATCGAGCGTGGGGTGGGGCCCCGCCCAAATCGGCTCAGCGCTGGCAGCGGGCAACATCGCCCAGGTGCTGGCCCAAACGCCCGCCGGGGCCCTCATCGACCGGCTCCGCCAGAAGCGTAGCCTGCTGCTGTTCGGCATTGCGCTGATTGCCACGGCCGTATTGGCCACTGCGTTTTTCACCACCCGGCCCGTGGTAATGGGCGGCCAGGCGCTGATTGGTGTGGCGGGCGCGGTGTTTCCGCCGTGCCTGGCGGCCATTGCGCTGGGCCTCGTCGGTCGCCAGCGCTTCGACCAGACGCAGGGCACCAACCAAGCCTTTAATGCCGCCGGCAACATGTTTGCGGCCCTGGCGCTGGGCGCCGTGGGCTACTACTTCAACCTGCGCTGGATGTTCTACCTCGTGGGGGCCCTGTGCGTGGGCGCCGTGCTGTGCGTAGCGCGCATCAAAAACGACGACATTGACTTCGACCTGGCCCGCGGGGCCGACCAGGACGACGCCGGTGAGGACGTTAAAAAAGACGAGTCCAAAGGTGCCACCGGGGCTCCCAGCGGCGGCGTTTGGGACGGCATCAAGGAGCTGCTAGCTGGCTTCCGCGACTTGCTGACGCAGAAGCCCGTGCTGGTTTTTTTGGTATCGGCGGTCATTTTCCACTTCGCCAACGCTGCCATGGTGCCCCTCGTGACGCAGCTGCTGGCCCGGGGCGTGGGGGCCAAGCAGGCGGTACTCTACACCTCGGGCTACATGGTGGCCTCGCAGCTGGTGTTCATGGTGGTGGCCGCCGCGAGTGGCCGGCTGGCCGGCAAGCTGGGGCGCAAGCCGCTGTTTCTCTTTGCTTTTGGGGCCCTGGCGGCGCGTGGCGTGCTCTATACGGTAAGCCACGCGCCGGCTGCGCTCATCGCCGTGCAGTGCATGGACGGCCTGGGGGCGGGCATTTTTGGGGTAGTGGGCGTGCTCATCATCGCCGACCTCACCAAGGGCACCGGCCGCTTCAACGCCGCGCAGGGCGCCATCGCCACCGCCCAGGGCCTGGGCGCCTTCCTCAGCAACTCGGTGGCCGGCTACCTGGCCAAGAGCCGGGGCAACGACTTTACCTTCTTGACCCTGGCCGCCATTGCGGCCGTGGGCCTAGCCTTCTTCTGGGTGATGATGCCCGAGACCCGTGACCAAACCCCGGGCCCCAGGCAACCCGCTGCGGCTTAA
- a CDS encoding efflux RND transporter permease subunit, producing MIAETFIRRPVLAIVASLVIVLVGLLAMRSLPIGQYPEITPPTVSVTGSYIGADAQTVEQTVATPVEVQVNGTPGMTYLQSNSTSNGQMSMTVNFDVGTDINIAALDVQNRVGIALPTLPQDVQRLGLTVRKRNPSILMLVAMYAPKGTHNTTFLDNYANVFIKDALLRTKGVGDIVSRADDFSMRIWLKPDKLAQLGITAGDISAALNEQNAQIAAGSIGAPPAEKGQPFEYIVTVQGRLVTLEQFGNVIVKTNPQSGQLVYLKDVARLELGKFNYANNSYVDGKRAAYLLVYQAPGANALATYDNVLATMDQLKKQFPADLSYIVPFEAASVVKVSIKEVVETLVEALLLVVVVVFLFLQNWRSTLIPVIAIPVSIIGTFTFFIPLGFTINTLTLFGFVLAIGIVVDDAIVVVEAVEHNMNERNMNVLDATLEAMREISAPVIAIALILAAVFVPVGFIPGITGRLYQQFAITIAISVLISAFVALSLTPALCVLLLKPTKRDESSTGLNKLFFKFNNWFGRVTEKYGNGVASGIKHSRFVVIILVCIVVGAGLLFRSKPSGFLPTEDEGRIIITFNLPEGASTGRTVATLTEMMKELSKTKGIAHYAALGGLNAVNFSSKSNSGTIFCQLQPWEDRKDKALQLTGLMASIQQRMARFKEATTVVISPPAIPGLGNTGGFSFIFQEREAGGDIQTFDANLQKFLGAIRKRPEIASGFSFFTASTPGYKLDIDREKAKKLGVSIADIGGALRTYLGSAYINDFTLYGRTFRVVAQADSTYRGDIANLGQYYVRNSAGGMVPLSTLTTYKRQESAPLISHYNLFRAAEINGNPAPGYSSGDAIKALQEVADQNLSQGYGYEFSGLSREELLAGGQTIYIFALSIIFVFLFLAALYESWSVPFSVLLAVPVGIFGAILALFFLPKLTNNVYAQIGMITLIGLSAKNAILIIEFAKERVDRGMPLVQATLEAVRLRLRPIIMTSLAFILGILPLVFASGAGAQSRQTLGWTVLGGMMAATGLAIFIVPVLYVIITRFAYGKEKLAEMEKNYKPDEEHGGPKKDDQAPQDTAAKDGGAPAEGTVAPA from the coding sequence ATGATTGCAGAAACCTTTATTCGCCGGCCCGTCCTGGCCATCGTCGCCTCGCTGGTGATTGTGCTCGTGGGCTTGCTGGCAATGCGCAGCCTGCCCATTGGGCAGTACCCCGAAATCACGCCGCCCACGGTATCGGTCACCGGCAGCTACATCGGGGCCGACGCCCAGACCGTGGAGCAAACCGTAGCCACGCCCGTGGAGGTGCAGGTGAACGGCACGCCCGGCATGACCTACCTGCAGAGCAACAGCACCAGCAACGGGCAGATGAGCATGACGGTGAACTTCGACGTGGGCACCGACATCAACATTGCCGCCCTCGACGTGCAGAACCGCGTGGGCATTGCCCTGCCCACCCTGCCGCAAGACGTGCAGCGCCTGGGCCTGACGGTGCGCAAGCGCAACCCGAGCATCCTGATGCTGGTGGCCATGTACGCCCCCAAGGGCACGCACAACACCACCTTCCTCGACAACTACGCCAACGTGTTCATCAAGGACGCGCTGCTGCGCACCAAGGGCGTGGGCGACATCGTGTCGCGGGCCGACGACTTTTCAATGCGCATCTGGCTGAAGCCCGACAAGCTGGCCCAGCTGGGCATCACGGCCGGCGACATTTCAGCTGCCCTTAACGAGCAAAACGCCCAGATTGCCGCCGGCTCCATTGGGGCCCCACCGGCCGAAAAGGGCCAGCCGTTCGAGTACATCGTGACGGTGCAGGGCCGCCTCGTCACGCTGGAGCAGTTCGGCAACGTCATCGTCAAAACCAACCCGCAGAGCGGGCAGTTGGTGTACCTCAAAGACGTGGCCCGGCTGGAGTTGGGCAAGTTCAACTACGCCAACAACTCGTACGTGGACGGCAAGCGCGCCGCCTACCTGCTCGTGTACCAGGCCCCCGGCGCCAACGCCCTTGCCACTTACGACAACGTGCTGGCCACCATGGACCAGCTCAAAAAGCAGTTCCCCGCCGACCTCAGCTACATCGTGCCCTTCGAGGCCGCAAGCGTGGTGAAGGTGTCCATCAAAGAAGTGGTGGAGACGCTGGTGGAGGCGCTGCTGCTGGTGGTGGTGGTGGTGTTCCTGTTCCTCCAGAACTGGCGCTCTACGCTCATCCCGGTCATTGCCATCCCGGTGTCCATCATCGGCACGTTCACGTTTTTTATTCCGCTGGGATTTACCATTAACACGCTGACGCTCTTTGGCTTCGTGCTGGCCATCGGTATTGTGGTCGACGACGCCATTGTGGTGGTGGAAGCCGTGGAGCACAACATGAACGAGCGCAACATGAACGTGCTCGACGCCACGCTCGAAGCCATGCGCGAGATTTCGGCGCCGGTTATTGCCATTGCCCTGATTCTGGCGGCGGTCTTCGTGCCGGTGGGCTTCATCCCCGGCATCACGGGGCGTTTGTACCAGCAGTTTGCCATTACCATCGCCATCTCGGTACTGATTTCGGCCTTCGTGGCCCTCTCGCTCACGCCGGCCCTGTGCGTGCTGCTGCTGAAGCCCACCAAACGCGACGAAAGCTCGACGGGCCTCAACAAGCTGTTTTTCAAGTTTAATAACTGGTTTGGGCGCGTTACTGAAAAGTACGGCAACGGCGTAGCAAGCGGCATCAAGCACTCGCGCTTCGTGGTCATCATCCTGGTGTGCATCGTGGTGGGAGCCGGCCTGCTGTTTCGCAGCAAACCCAGCGGCTTCCTGCCCACCGAGGATGAGGGCCGCATCATCATCACTTTCAACCTACCGGAGGGCGCCTCTACGGGCCGTACCGTGGCCACGCTCACCGAGATGATGAAGGAGTTGAGCAAGACCAAGGGCATTGCCCACTACGCCGCCCTGGGGGGCCTGAACGCGGTGAACTTCTCCTCAAAATCTAACTCGGGCACCATTTTCTGCCAGCTCCAGCCTTGGGAAGACCGCAAGGACAAGGCCCTGCAACTGACCGGCCTGATGGCCAGCATCCAGCAGCGCATGGCCCGCTTCAAGGAAGCCACCACGGTGGTGATTTCGCCGCCCGCCATTCCGGGCCTGGGCAATACGGGTGGCTTCTCGTTCATTTTCCAGGAGCGCGAGGCCGGCGGCGACATTCAAACCTTCGACGCCAACCTGCAAAAATTCCTGGGAGCCATCCGCAAGCGGCCCGAAATTGCCTCGGGCTTCTCCTTCTTCACGGCCAGCACCCCGGGCTATAAGCTCGACATTGACCGCGAAAAAGCCAAGAAGCTGGGCGTGTCGATTGCCGACATTGGCGGGGCCCTGCGCACGTACTTGGGCAGTGCCTACATCAACGACTTCACGCTCTACGGCCGCACGTTCCGGGTAGTGGCGCAGGCCGACTCTACCTACCGCGGCGACATTGCCAACCTGGGCCAGTACTACGTGCGCAACTCCGCCGGCGGCATGGTGCCCCTGAGCACGCTCACCACCTACAAGCGCCAGGAGAGCGCGCCGCTCATCTCGCACTACAACCTGTTCCGCGCGGCCGAAATCAACGGTAACCCAGCCCCCGGCTACAGCTCCGGCGACGCCATCAAGGCCCTGCAGGAAGTGGCGGACCAGAACCTGTCCCAGGGCTATGGCTACGAGTTCTCGGGCCTGAGCCGCGAGGAGCTGCTGGCCGGTGGCCAAACGATTTACATTTTTGCGCTGTCCATCATCTTCGTGTTCCTGTTCCTGGCCGCCCTGTACGAGAGCTGGTCGGTGCCGTTCTCGGTGCTGCTGGCCGTGCCGGTGGGCATTTTCGGAGCCATCCTGGCGCTGTTTTTCCTGCCCAAGCTCACCAACAACGTGTACGCCCAAATCGGCATGATTACGCTGATTGGCCTCTCGGCGAAAAATGCCATTTTGATTATTGAGTTTGCCAAGGAGCGCGTGGACCGCGGCATGCCGCTGGTGCAGGCCACCCTGGAGGCCGTGCGCCTGCGCCTGCGCCCCATCATCATGACGTCGCTGGCCTTCATCCTGGGCATTCTGCCGCTGGTGTTTGCCTCGGGTGCGGGGGCCCAAAGCCGCCAAACCCTGGGCTGGACGGTGCTCGGCGGCATGATGGCAGCCACGGGCTTGGCCATTTTCATCGTGCCGGTGCTCTACGTCATCATCACCCGCTTCGCCTACGGCAAAGAGAAGCTGGCTGAGATGGAGAAAAACTACAAACCCGACGAAGAGCACG
- a CDS encoding TolC family protein — translation MSIVTNAVRVQGRRLALFACFLWPGLAGAQTAATPPPAPTAPLTLPECLHYALVNQPLVQQARLDEASNEADIRIARAAWLPQIGVIGTTQHYFGLPFTVFPDAVTGISTPRQLGVKNVTTLGLSGTQVIYNNDVNFAARGARYTRLAAGQNTLNTTITTVSDVSKAFYTVLLSQRQFDVYQEDITRLQRNLRDAKARYDAGIVDKTDYLQAEISLNNSLAGRKQAQEAIKANTANLQQLMGISAERPLQVQYDTLSLEQDAVVDTLEPLNPASRIEYQQVLTQKSLQGLTIDYYRLGFLPSLSAFGNYNSVYQANNFSDQYSQRFPNSYAGLQLGLPIFTGFRRTQNLRKARIQDQRIDQDVLYARNQIGAEYAAALANYKGYFNDYLVGKRNLELSKEVYKVVDLQYREGIKAYLDLLVAQTTLRTSQLNYYSALFQVLSYKVELQRTLGALPTNY, via the coding sequence ATGAGCATTGTAACCAACGCAGTGCGCGTGCAAGGCCGTAGGTTGGCCCTGTTCGCGTGCTTTTTATGGCCGGGGCTGGCCGGGGCCCAAACGGCTGCTACGCCGCCACCCGCGCCTACGGCGCCCCTCACCCTGCCCGAGTGCCTGCACTACGCCCTGGTGAACCAGCCCCTGGTGCAACAGGCCCGCCTTGATGAGGCAAGCAACGAGGCCGATATTCGGATTGCCCGCGCGGCTTGGCTACCCCAAATTGGGGTTATTGGCACGACGCAGCACTACTTCGGGCTGCCCTTCACCGTGTTTCCGGATGCCGTGACGGGCATCAGTACCCCGCGCCAGTTGGGGGTGAAAAACGTGACGACGCTGGGCCTATCCGGCACCCAGGTCATTTACAACAACGACGTGAACTTCGCCGCCCGGGGGGCCCGCTACACGCGGCTCGCCGCCGGCCAGAACACCTTAAACACGACCATCACCACAGTGTCGGACGTGAGCAAGGCGTTCTATACGGTGTTGCTTTCGCAGCGGCAGTTCGACGTGTACCAGGAGGACATTACGCGCTTGCAGCGCAACCTGCGCGACGCCAAAGCGCGCTACGACGCCGGCATTGTGGACAAGACGGATTACTTGCAAGCCGAGATTTCGCTGAACAACTCGCTGGCCGGCCGCAAGCAGGCGCAGGAGGCCATCAAGGCCAACACGGCCAACTTGCAGCAGCTGATGGGGATTTCGGCCGAGCGGCCCTTGCAGGTGCAGTACGACACGCTCAGCCTGGAGCAGGACGCCGTGGTGGACACGCTGGAGCCATTGAACCCAGCCAGCCGCATCGAGTACCAGCAGGTACTGACGCAGAAGTCGCTGCAGGGCCTCACCATCGATTACTACCGGCTCGGTTTTTTGCCGTCGCTCTCGGCATTTGGCAACTACAACTCGGTGTACCAGGCCAACAACTTCAGCGACCAATACAGCCAGCGGTTCCCAAACTCCTACGCGGGCCTGCAACTGGGGCTGCCCATTTTCACAGGCTTCCGGCGCACTCAAAACCTGCGCAAGGCCCGCATCCAGGACCAGCGCATCGACCAGGACGTGCTGTACGCCCGCAACCAGATCGGGGCAGAGTACGCCGCCGCCCTGGCCAACTACAAGGGCTACTTCAACGACTACCTGGTGGGCAAGCGCAACCTGGAGCTGTCGAAGGAAGTGTACAAAGTAGTTGACTTGCAGTACCGCGAAGGCATCAAGGCGTACCTCGACCTGCTGGTGGCCCAGACCACGCTGCGCACCTCGCAGCTGAATTACTACAGCGCCCTGTTTCAGGTGCTGAGCTACAAGGTGGAGCTGCAGCGCACGCTGGGGGCCCTGCCCACCAATTATTAA
- a CDS encoding 2-isopropylmalate synthase, giving the protein MSVQKIQIFDTTLRDGEQVPGCKLNQAEKLVIAHQLETLGVDVIEAGFPVSSPGDFAAVAAIAAQTKEATVCGLTRAVENDIRVAAEALRGARRPRIHTGIGTSDLHIFQKLRTTREDVLARAVAAVKLSKSFVEDVEFYAEDAGRTDNEFLARVCEAVIAAGATVLNIPDTTGYCLPHEYGAKIKYLYENVKGIDRAVLSTHCHNDLGLATANSIAGVMNGARQIECTINGVGERAGNTALEEVVMILRQHPDLNLSTNVHTRRLAETSALVSHLMSMPVQANKAIVGANAFSHSSGIHQDGVIKCRETYEIIDPKEVGVVDSSIVLTARSGRAALAYRLQKLGYDFERPALNTAYASFLTLADRKREVGDDDLHALVEQEKLVAAN; this is encoded by the coding sequence ATGTCGGTCCAAAAAATTCAAATTTTCGATACCACGCTCCGCGACGGCGAACAGGTGCCGGGCTGCAAGCTAAACCAAGCCGAGAAGCTCGTCATTGCCCACCAGCTTGAGACCCTGGGTGTCGACGTGATTGAGGCCGGCTTTCCCGTATCGAGCCCTGGCGACTTTGCCGCCGTGGCCGCCATTGCGGCCCAAACCAAGGAAGCCACCGTGTGCGGCCTCACCCGCGCCGTCGAAAACGACATCCGCGTGGCCGCCGAGGCCCTGCGCGGGGCCCGCCGCCCGCGCATCCACACCGGCATCGGCACCTCCGACCTGCACATTTTCCAGAAGCTGCGCACCACCCGCGAAGACGTGCTGGCCCGCGCCGTGGCGGCCGTCAAGCTCTCCAAGAGCTTCGTGGAGGACGTCGAGTTTTACGCCGAAGACGCCGGCCGTACCGACAACGAATTCCTGGCCCGCGTGTGCGAGGCCGTCATTGCCGCCGGCGCTACCGTGCTCAACATTCCCGACACCACCGGCTACTGCCTGCCCCACGAGTACGGCGCCAAGATTAAGTACCTGTACGAGAACGTAAAAGGTATCGACCGCGCCGTGCTTTCCACCCACTGCCACAACGACTTGGGCCTGGCCACGGCTAACTCCATCGCCGGCGTGATGAACGGGGCCCGGCAGATTGAGTGCACCATCAATGGGGTAGGGGAGCGGGCCGGCAACACGGCCCTGGAAGAAGTGGTAATGATTCTGCGCCAGCACCCCGACCTGAACTTGAGCACCAACGTGCACACCCGCCGCCTGGCCGAAACCTCGGCCCTGGTTTCGCACCTGATGAGCATGCCGGTGCAGGCCAACAAGGCCATTGTGGGGGCCAACGCCTTCTCGCACAGCAGCGGTATTCATCAGGACGGCGTAATTAAGTGCCGCGAAACCTACGAAATTATCGACCCCAAAGAAGTGGGCGTCGTCGATTCGAGCATCGTGCTTACGGCTCGCTCCGGCCGTGCCGCTCTGGCCTACCGCCTCCAAAAACTTGGCTACGATTTCGAGCGCCCGGCCCTCAACACCGCCTACGCCAGCTTCCTCACCCTCGCCGACCGCAAGCGTGAGGTGGGCGACGACGACCTGCACGCCCTCGTGGAGCAGGAAAAACTCGTGGCTGCTAATTAA
- a CDS encoding SDR family NAD(P)-dependent oxidoreductase, with amino-acid sequence MATQPQYALITGATSGIGRELAKLFAQDKYNLVIVARSQDELASTAAELEQAYGIRVTTIAKDLFQRQAPQEVYDEIKAQGLQIDALVNDAGQGQYGEFVDTDLGRELDIVQLNIAAYVTFTKLYLKEMVARGSGKILQVSSLGAEIPGPLQAVYHGTKAFITSFSEAVREETKDRGVTITILEPGVTDTDFFHKADMEQAKIVAEGSKADPAKVAKDGYEALLAGKDKVVSGFMNKVQAVIGNVLPDSVVAANMHKQAEPVDERK; translated from the coding sequence ATGGCAACCCAACCCCAATATGCCCTCATCACGGGCGCTACCAGTGGCATTGGCCGTGAGCTGGCCAAGCTTTTTGCCCAGGATAAATACAACCTCGTCATTGTGGCCCGCAGCCAAGACGAGTTGGCCAGCACGGCCGCCGAACTTGAGCAGGCGTACGGCATTCGCGTGACCACCATCGCCAAAGACCTGTTCCAGCGGCAGGCGCCGCAGGAGGTGTACGACGAAATAAAAGCCCAAGGCCTCCAGATTGACGCGCTGGTGAACGACGCTGGCCAGGGCCAGTACGGCGAGTTTGTGGACACTGACCTGGGCCGCGAGCTAGACATTGTGCAGCTCAACATCGCGGCTTACGTGACGTTCACGAAGCTGTACTTGAAAGAAATGGTGGCCCGCGGCAGCGGCAAAATCCTACAGGTGTCGAGCCTGGGCGCCGAAATTCCCGGCCCGCTCCAGGCGGTGTACCACGGCACCAAAGCGTTCATTACGTCCTTCAGCGAAGCCGTGCGGGAGGAAACCAAGGACAGGGGCGTGACCATCACCATCCTGGAGCCCGGCGTGACGGACACCGACTTCTTCCACAAGGCCGACATGGAACAGGCCAAGATTGTGGCCGAGGGCAGCAAAGCCGACCCCGCCAAGGTGGCCAAAGACGGCTACGAAGCCCTGCTGGCCGGCAAAGACAAAGTAGTATCGGGCTTTATGAACAAGGTGCAGGCCGTAATTGGCAACGTGCTGCCCGACAGTGTGGTAGCTGCTAATATGCATAAGCAAGCTGAGCCCGTGGATGAGCGCAAATAG